The Ahaetulla prasina isolate Xishuangbanna chromosome 4, ASM2864084v1, whole genome shotgun sequence genome has a window encoding:
- the LOC131198179 gene encoding testis-specific serine kinase substrate-like, with protein sequence MAAALATMKHSKGAVGEGAEESRPEEKHPFSFLSVLKHNVVLTHNPVMANMVKTIWQFKEINEAGDTPTGIESQAQGSKEEFGKSTSIPQKKKTIPFHGVEPHITSESPNLNLKRSSACTNVSLLNLTDGERDDSTSENESTDDEGLPWGAGDERRDPLLPIKTAWSEDEDNTSSQQESCQKVTKSVEDAEIKTSMLEENSALFEEKLRNLQQQVQVEDFRWKCMLELAQKEVLQLLAQLGVHLEGVLPQNERTQVEQGQALRMLREELDEVSATAKRASISLTQLRVDLDGLWQVNPLLEDVSQYLGTLKNTETLNWSPPTCARCSSYSIANTEVLQKMFEHATAPILEELKQRAQSEVVCPSCQHL encoded by the exons ATGGCGGCTGCTTTAGCCACAATGAAACACAGCAAGGGAGCtgttggggagggggcagaggaatcAAGGCCAGAGGAGAAGCACCCCTTTTCCTTCTTGTCTGTTCTGAAGCACAATGTG GTATTGACCCACAACCCAGTAATGGCCAACATGGTGAAGACCATCTGGCAATTCAAAGAAATAAATGAGGCTGGAGACACACCAACAGGAATTGAGAGTCAGGCTCAGGGCAGCAAGGAGGAGTTTGGAAAGTCTACTAGTATCCCCCAAAAGAAGAAAACTATCCCTTTCCATGG AGTTGAGCCGCATATTACCAGTGAAAGCCCCAATCTGAATTTGAAGCGTTCTTCTGCTTGTACTAATGTTTCTCTCCTGAATCTAACTGATGGGGAACGGGATGATTCCACCAGTGAGAATGAATCCACAGATGATGAAGGCCTGCCATGGGGAGCAGGAGATGAAAGACGGGATCCTCTGCTTCCCATCAAGACAGCTTGGTCAGAAGATGAAGATAATACTTCTAGCCAACAG GAAAGCTGCCAAAAGGTGACAAAATCTGTGGAGGATGCTGAAATTAAGACCAGCATGCTGGAAGAAAACTCAGCCCTCTTTGAG GAGAAACTGCGTAACTTACAGCAACAGGTTCAAGTAGAAGACTTTCGTTG GAAATGCATGCTGGAGTTGGCCCAGAAGGAGGTGTTGCAGCTATTGGCCCAGCTGGGAGTACACTTGGAGGGAGTGCTTCCCCAGAATGAAAGGACACAAGTGGAACAAGGCCAAGCACTCAGGATGCTGAGGGAAGAACTGGATGAAGTCTCTGCCAC GGCAAAGCGGGCATCAATATCTCTGACTCAGCTCCGTGTAGACCTGGATGGGCTCTGGCAAGTGAATCCACTCCTGGAAGATGTATCCCAATATCTTGGAACACTCAAGAACACAGAAACACTTAATTGGTCTCCTCCTACTTGTGCTAGATGTTCCAG CTACAGCATTGCAAATACAGAGGTGCTGCAAAAGATGTTTGAGCATGCAACAGCACCAATTTTGGAGGAGCTGAAGCAGCGGGCCCAATCAGAAGTCGTATGCCCCAGCTGCCAGCATTTGTAG